A part of Denitratisoma oestradiolicum genomic DNA contains:
- a CDS encoding site-specific integrase yields MNLIGHVESKGHTPDGIWAVADKWFEAYGLASDFRHLVNTAQISTFCGGLGNFLDEIRRPESIKLLNAWKLASPAAASLSQLAAVANESPGIPAEFSAYSDTRSARSHLGTSLKQCYLLALFITRYPEGDKNNAWLANLRLWLLVHAYQRSLNDSVLLDQNHRRVADTLRICCEGISRGIVSPWFQVLQGVRTSSNDWAALNSQIRGGANVLRENKTFPDGAKNLLQAIAAITTDDVLPIDDTPSPSIWAIPPSHKTSAEANRQVFLDEEEAVDLPPASFLPGDDESGDLIKIETPENISLSQGQQLERSVLLYSSEDQQYLPWSWSRPNPHEAARLISWLQQEITSDNEAARLTRALAWVSVVLGRSFRRTLSLGIGNDCTDEWRLHPEGYFHRRPPTRYSGWHPQTEAERRWVSPSLSHLELAPPPEIAETLIEAIKKLPASTRLQDLWATTGSQATPEQMCAGHLAEISSRLTPAMLAGMLPQQSYLIQRSPNFARLISSSPGSGLPGACGYGYWDSKETYEAFNTVAGTAPLALPEEVAHARALGSNLCPIEALLLGSLENAARTVNHLRELDDPIQFHNAFVAFTVVMLLAATGGRPIRDPFESLRFFDFEERFVYVEDKVFDGIHQGRLVPLPEAVSQFLQDRYLPHLSVLASGLMTNAPSLAGEVHLLTNNPSGHLPLFFFLGEDAKGLQWRSVSESEIAGLGLFDWPLPLNLFRHRLSRDLRIRGVDPEIIDAILGHAEAGCLTHSDYGLRVWEEDMTLVRPFINAAFDALCMPAVKSWDSQPLIIVGQEYCTLRRERFGIEARSWKRRERVRKTISDAKQLVREFLDGRKIEELSPDETDALSKLLLLNHSGLPHPNGHLRYRYLVRLIERTWRLRNKRVALRRRYFRPDEATPFTDAAPRSNTTFCALKALLADIERSQGRRPGQLMSISFGVLHLCLETRVANSTILSDVLNGRNFRLVSLNQRPFLEYAVGLTRQQANAAVSRFPLTWHTANYLHAALTARVRGKIEDQDTETLNSTHEGRGSAVIPAALAPLTQKVANHMGLTAATSMDQLIDAICRIVDQCNARQFPGVMAAYLGGRLKCSALGWHDWTRLVTGKQFEFVQGEDKPPHISEFSTGAVCPKKAVRGTVLELQKNAKELFRQINSLLLNNPQANSRTSTRRQQVAKDCAEAIRSKEGQTASAITLIAWWVHSKIFTGRTRERQALTSIARYLTALAPGFQEIAYDVDLFDMSDDDMTILYCNVMESRRVEDKAYVAKQLISFHRYARSEFGIADPDWAELPEFQAATPAAPCVIAEHEYQEALRQLFHDSGTLMHLRFARCLALLCGYRFALRPGESWGLLRRDWIHTDNEIIVLVRDNRHRTIKTRAGRRQVPLLFPLSPLEKQIVEQWQLELESQFGIDDRGPLFFDEKNPSQPIDREQLLRPINQVLKRVTGNPDVSLHDARHSAACNTALLLNEKALPGWQSFFENDGRVDIERELLGTRGPTRRKSWALARYVGHSHPSTTFGNYIHFLDGWLEQRLELNPGPRPLKPPAHLVDLDALPVRESTQSLAAPDLSEACTPAQVLRYARLLSRGLDPERAAAAQGVSQPIAKDVWHLLMTLSQRGKFSRTAMGEGPQSNRRPLEFIQRIRDNAWKRLLDVASEINAATTSALSNIAVDELCVMLSSRWQFVVWQPHQLAAAREIADQLATHDGHRYYRMLATIGCSKDLKEAAQIYGFELESIDVATGRGSQVQLGTVDLQGGIYRVDQRCALIFLENKFAPVRNAMELFLMAIALWAAGRKGLPSSPLN; encoded by the coding sequence ATGAATTTGATAGGACACGTTGAAAGCAAAGGCCATACCCCTGATGGCATCTGGGCAGTTGCTGACAAATGGTTCGAAGCGTACGGGCTGGCTTCTGACTTCAGACATTTGGTCAACACCGCCCAAATTTCCACCTTCTGTGGGGGCTTGGGCAATTTCCTCGACGAAATCCGTCGCCCAGAATCAATAAAACTCTTGAATGCCTGGAAATTGGCTTCACCCGCAGCGGCCTCGTTATCTCAACTCGCTGCGGTCGCTAACGAATCACCCGGCATCCCGGCAGAATTCTCGGCGTATTCCGATACCCGTAGTGCGCGTTCGCATCTAGGAACCTCCCTAAAGCAGTGTTACCTCCTGGCACTCTTCATTACCCGCTATCCTGAGGGGGACAAAAATAATGCCTGGCTTGCCAATTTACGCCTCTGGCTACTCGTCCACGCCTATCAACGGTCACTTAACGACAGCGTTCTTCTCGACCAGAATCACCGAAGAGTCGCCGATACGTTGCGCATTTGCTGTGAAGGCATTTCTCGCGGGATCGTAAGCCCTTGGTTCCAGGTCCTCCAGGGGGTACGCACAAGCAGTAATGACTGGGCGGCCTTAAATTCGCAAATCCGGGGCGGAGCTAACGTTCTACGGGAAAACAAGACCTTTCCCGACGGGGCCAAAAACCTCCTCCAAGCAATCGCGGCAATAACAACAGATGACGTCCTTCCCATCGACGACACACCCAGTCCGTCTATTTGGGCGATTCCTCCATCTCACAAAACCTCTGCTGAAGCTAATCGACAGGTATTTCTGGACGAAGAAGAAGCCGTTGATTTGCCGCCCGCGAGTTTCCTGCCTGGAGACGATGAAAGCGGCGATCTCATCAAAATTGAAACACCGGAAAACATTTCCCTGTCTCAAGGACAGCAGTTGGAAAGGAGTGTCCTCCTCTACAGCAGTGAGGATCAACAATACCTTCCCTGGTCCTGGTCGCGCCCAAATCCACACGAAGCAGCCAGATTGATATCGTGGTTACAGCAGGAAATCACTAGTGACAACGAGGCGGCTCGCCTGACCCGTGCCCTGGCCTGGGTTTCTGTCGTACTCGGTCGATCATTCAGGCGCACCTTGTCCCTCGGTATCGGCAACGACTGTACCGATGAATGGCGACTACATCCAGAGGGGTATTTTCATCGGCGACCACCCACCCGCTATTCCGGCTGGCATCCTCAAACTGAGGCAGAAAGGCGCTGGGTCAGCCCTTCTCTGTCTCATCTCGAACTAGCACCACCACCGGAAATTGCTGAAACGCTGATTGAAGCAATAAAAAAGTTACCTGCGAGTACCAGACTGCAGGATTTGTGGGCGACAACAGGAAGCCAGGCAACACCGGAACAGATGTGTGCCGGTCATCTAGCAGAGATTTCATCGCGACTGACACCTGCAATGCTGGCCGGAATGCTTCCTCAGCAGAGCTATCTCATTCAACGTAGCCCCAACTTTGCCCGCCTGATTTCCAGTAGCCCTGGATCTGGCCTCCCCGGAGCCTGCGGATACGGTTATTGGGATTCAAAGGAAACGTACGAAGCATTTAATACTGTCGCCGGTACTGCCCCACTCGCTTTACCGGAGGAGGTCGCACATGCCCGCGCTTTAGGAAGTAACCTGTGCCCGATTGAAGCACTACTCCTCGGTAGCCTGGAAAATGCCGCTCGGACGGTGAATCATTTACGCGAACTCGACGATCCGATTCAGTTTCACAACGCGTTCGTTGCATTCACTGTTGTCATGTTGCTTGCCGCGACGGGTGGCCGACCGATCCGGGATCCGTTCGAGTCCTTGCGTTTCTTCGACTTCGAGGAACGATTTGTTTACGTCGAAGACAAAGTGTTCGATGGCATTCACCAAGGTCGCTTGGTGCCACTTCCAGAAGCGGTCAGCCAATTCCTCCAGGATCGCTACCTGCCCCATTTATCGGTCCTAGCCAGCGGATTGATGACCAATGCACCCTCATTGGCTGGGGAAGTCCATCTTCTAACGAATAATCCTTCGGGTCACCTGCCGCTCTTCTTCTTTCTGGGAGAAGATGCCAAAGGACTCCAGTGGCGCTCTGTCAGCGAATCGGAAATCGCAGGGCTGGGCTTGTTTGACTGGCCTCTACCGCTCAACCTCTTTCGCCACCGTCTTTCTCGTGACTTACGCATCCGTGGAGTTGATCCAGAAATAATCGACGCCATCCTCGGGCACGCCGAAGCGGGTTGCCTGACCCATAGCGACTATGGCCTGCGGGTCTGGGAAGAGGACATGACCCTTGTTCGCCCTTTCATCAATGCGGCCTTCGACGCCCTCTGCATGCCAGCCGTCAAAAGCTGGGACTCTCAGCCCCTAATCATCGTTGGCCAAGAATATTGTACGCTCAGACGCGAGCGATTCGGTATCGAGGCACGATCCTGGAAGCGCCGCGAACGTGTGCGAAAGACGATCTCCGATGCCAAGCAACTCGTGCGTGAATTCCTCGATGGTAGAAAAATCGAAGAACTTTCCCCAGATGAAACGGACGCCCTGTCCAAGCTACTGCTCCTAAATCACTCAGGTCTTCCACACCCCAATGGTCATTTGCGCTATCGTTATCTTGTCCGCCTAATCGAGCGAACCTGGCGCCTGAGGAACAAACGTGTTGCCCTTCGGCGTCGCTATTTCCGACCGGATGAGGCAACGCCTTTTACGGACGCGGCTCCCCGGTCAAACACCACATTTTGTGCTCTCAAGGCATTGCTTGCCGACATTGAGCGTTCACAAGGCAGACGCCCTGGTCAACTCATGAGCATTAGCTTCGGTGTCCTGCATCTCTGCCTTGAAACACGCGTAGCAAACTCAACAATTTTGTCTGACGTTCTCAACGGCAGAAATTTCCGCCTGGTGAGCCTCAATCAAAGACCATTCCTGGAATATGCGGTGGGTTTGACCCGACAGCAAGCCAACGCAGCAGTAAGTCGATTCCCCCTGACGTGGCACACTGCCAACTATCTACACGCTGCCCTTACAGCGAGGGTGCGGGGAAAGATAGAAGATCAAGATACTGAGACTTTAAATAGCACCCACGAGGGAAGAGGCTCGGCTGTTATTCCTGCAGCGCTCGCCCCCCTTACCCAAAAAGTTGCCAATCATATGGGTCTGACTGCAGCAACTTCCATGGATCAATTGATTGATGCCATTTGTCGCATCGTCGATCAATGCAACGCGCGCCAATTTCCAGGAGTCATGGCGGCGTACTTAGGTGGGCGATTGAAGTGCAGCGCTTTAGGTTGGCATGACTGGACGCGTCTGGTCACGGGAAAACAATTCGAGTTTGTCCAGGGGGAAGATAAACCACCTCACATAAGTGAGTTCTCTACCGGAGCAGTCTGCCCTAAAAAAGCAGTCAGAGGAACAGTACTCGAACTCCAAAAAAACGCAAAAGAACTATTTCGACAGATTAATTCCCTCTTACTCAACAACCCACAGGCCAATTCAAGGACGAGCACACGTAGGCAGCAAGTAGCCAAGGATTGCGCTGAGGCGATCAGATCGAAGGAAGGCCAAACGGCATCGGCGATTACCTTAATCGCTTGGTGGGTACACTCCAAAATCTTTACCGGACGGACACGGGAACGTCAGGCCCTAACATCTATCGCTCGGTATTTGACTGCATTGGCCCCCGGATTTCAGGAAATTGCCTACGATGTTGACCTGTTTGACATGAGTGACGATGACATGACCATTCTGTACTGCAATGTCATGGAATCTCGCCGCGTCGAAGATAAAGCATACGTCGCCAAGCAGCTAATCAGTTTTCATCGGTACGCACGATCCGAATTCGGCATTGCAGATCCTGATTGGGCAGAGCTGCCTGAATTTCAAGCTGCAACACCAGCTGCACCGTGTGTAATCGCTGAGCATGAATATCAGGAAGCACTCAGGCAGCTCTTCCATGATTCGGGCACGCTCATGCACCTCAGATTCGCTCGATGCTTAGCGTTGCTATGCGGCTATCGATTTGCACTGCGACCTGGTGAGAGCTGGGGACTCCTTCGTCGGGACTGGATTCATACAGATAATGAAATCATTGTTCTTGTCCGAGACAATCGCCATCGCACAATCAAGACGCGAGCCGGCCGCCGACAGGTTCCCTTACTATTCCCGCTCTCGCCCCTCGAAAAACAAATTGTTGAGCAGTGGCAACTGGAACTGGAGAGCCAGTTTGGAATTGATGACCGTGGGCCGCTGTTCTTTGATGAAAAAAATCCCAGCCAACCTATTGACCGTGAGCAGCTACTTCGACCCATCAATCAGGTGCTCAAGAGAGTAACTGGGAATCCTGATGTGTCGCTTCATGATGCGAGACACTCAGCAGCTTGCAATACTGCCCTGTTACTGAATGAGAAAGCACTTCCGGGTTGGCAGTCGTTCTTCGAAAACGACGGCAGAGTGGACATCGAGAGGGAGCTGCTTGGCACACGCGGGCCCACCCGCCGGAAGAGCTGGGCACTGGCTCGATATGTTGGGCACTCTCATCCCAGCACGACATTCGGAAACTATATCCACTTCCTGGATGGCTGGCTGGAGCAACGACTTGAGTTGAATCCCGGTCCCCGGCCGCTGAAACCCCCCGCTCACCTCGTTGATCTCGACGCTTTGCCTGTGCGGGAATCTACCCAGTCCCTTGCTGCACCAGATTTATCTGAAGCATGCACTCCTGCGCAGGTTTTGAGATATGCCCGCCTCCTTTCTCGAGGGCTAGATCCGGAACGCGCAGCGGCTGCCCAGGGTGTTTCGCAGCCAATTGCGAAGGATGTTTGGCATCTGCTCATGACACTTAGTCAGCGTGGCAAGTTTTCCAGAACAGCTATGGGGGAGGGGCCCCAGAGTAATCGCCGACCGCTGGAGTTTATCCAGCGCATCCGTGACAACGCCTGGAAGCGGCTCCTTGATGTCGCCAGTGAAATAAATGCAGCAACGACGTCGGCGCTTTCGAACATTGCAGTGGATGAACTTTGCGTGATGTTGAGCAGCCGCTGGCAATTCGTTGTCTGGCAGCCACATCAGTTAGCTGCGGCCCGAGAAATTGCTGACCAACTTGCTACCCACGACGGGCACCGCTACTACCGAATGTTGGCAACAATCGGTTGCAGCAAAGACCTAAAAGAGGCGGCGCAAATTTACGGGTTTGAGCTTGAATCGATCGATGTTGCCACCGGCAGAGGATCCCAGGTACAACTCGGCACCGTGGACCTGCAAGGCGGGATATATCGCGTCGATCAACGGTGCGCTCTCATTTTTCTGGAAAATAAGTTTGCGCCCGTACGCAATGCTATGGAACTCTTCTTAATGGCGATTGCCCTTTGGGCAGCCGGCCGCAAGGGGCTGCCAAGCAGCCCCTTGAATTGA